In Drosophila busckii strain San Diego stock center, stock number 13000-0081.31 chromosome 3R, ASM1175060v1, whole genome shotgun sequence, the sequence CCTCCCTTTTTGTCATCAGCACCACCCTTAGCATGCTGCTTCTTATCGTCATCCTTCTTTTTGGCATCGTTGTTcgacagttgctgcttgctgttgcccttgttgttgctgctctgcgaCTTGTTGCTACCCTCCTTTgttgagctggagctggcgctgccaCCAATCTCATTCTTGGTACGCTCCACCGATATAATGCGTCCATGCAGCTCCGTGCGATGCAAATGCTCAATGCAACGCGATGCATCACCCGATGACGACATGGTCACGTAGCCGTAGCAACGTGTGCCTGGAGTCCGTGTATTGGTCACCACCTTGGCACCAATAACCTTGCCAAATTTGGAGAAAATTGCCTTCAGGTCGCTAGCACGTGTCAGTGTGGACAGCCCGGATACCCAAAGATTGCGAGACAGCAATGCCTgcttgccattgccgttgccagTTGAAGCAGCAGTGCCAGAGCTTGCGCCAGAGCCCGACTTGTTGCCAGCACCAGTTGTCGCCGGCGCTGCTATTGCGCTGCCTGCGGCTGTAGTTGATTTTTCTGCAAGTTCCatgtaaataataacaatattggAAGAGAGTTATGGTCAAGAGCTGTAAGTGGCTTTTACTGgttaactgtttttttttttttttttttgtgttgtattGACTTTCGATTGTTTTTTATCATTAAGGGAAGCACTTTAAACACACACTTTGTAgctctgcgctgcgctgcttactTGTTGTaatgttataaacaatatgcaaaaaatatatattacgaACTGTCTTTGATGCTACacagctatatatgtatgtttgtaggTTAAGGGAAATCGCTTTAACGCAGCGAAGAGAGTGTGAATTTGATTGGGTGACTGCTGTTGGTTCCCgggttgttattgctgctgctgctgtaaaagTTAAGTTGAATGTAGCTGTTGCCATTTACCGCCTTGATATTTGGAGAGTATGCTGCCAGCTAGTGTAGAAAACAGAAAAACACGATTAGATCAGCCGTCAGTTAGCTCTGCAGCGCGACGacatcaaaatattaaacgGCTGGTCAAGGCTTCAGGTCGAGATCACAGAATTCaggaaagcaaagcaaacattgcTCTAAAGCCACGGAGTAGTTAACTTCAGCTGTCCAGTAAATAGAGAGTGGTTCCTGGCGTTCCTCGTTCGTTCCAGTTTTCGATTTCACGTTAAAGTTGTTTTTCCATATGAATTGCAAATGAAGCACTGAAGCCTCTCCAGCTTTGTTTAGCTTCAGCTTTAAACGCCATCTTAGCTTATGAGTGTTCCCAGCAGTTTTTCCCAAAATTTTAGTCTGCTTCACTTTATCTGGTTTGTTGAATTGCTGAAACATCCTAGCAGTTGCTTTTTCCGTTGCTCCTTGAACATTCCAAAGCCCAAACCAAATTCACACTCTCTTGCAGTTGATTTGTAACACATGTGTGCCGCCACACAATGAACATATTAAACTTgcaagctataaattattcaGCATGCACTACCTAAACTTGAATCGCTTGCTAAACCATTCAAGCGCACTGAACTCTCTTTGCCGCAATGTTGACTTAAATTACCTTTATCGTCCTTTTGATTCGACGATTTGCCCGACGACTTTTGTTcgctgtaattaaaatttggaATTAGCAAAGCCAACTATATTGTCATTTACTTTGGGTACCAACCTGCTATCCTTTTTATCAGCAGACTTGTCATCCTTCTTCTTGGCGCGTCCGGCATCGTCATCCTTATGACTCTTTTTATCCGCATCCTTAGAGTTTGCACTTGATTTGTCTGACTTATTAGACGGTTTAACTGTTGAACAAATTAGATTCAATAGTTTATCATTAGATATGCGcttctaaatttaatttaattatttatctCACCCGACTTGACAGACTTGTCATCTGGAgcctgcaaaaatatttgtaattatagtAGGCcgtgttgaaaatttaatttttcttaaattacCTCATCATGCAATAGCTTTTGTTCTTCTTCACCAATTGTCAAATTAATCGACTCGTCATTATCCATATTAACAGTATCACCTGTATTTTCCTCCTGCATATCCTCATCACCAGCAGAAACGGCTTCGGCCTTTATAACTACATCGATATTCTCACTTTGCTTCTGTGCATACTTTTCATGGGCGTCTTCGTCAtcctcatcatcgtcgtcgtcgtctagTATAACACATTCATCATCGACATCACCCACTTGATCAATTTCATGCCCATTATCATCCGCATCGTGAGCACTATATTCTTTGGCCCCATTGTCACCTACGCCATCGACGTCTCCATCAGTTTGTGCATTTCCCTGCACACCATCTTCGTCATCAAGTGGCTCATCCTTAATTTTTACTTCTGGGTCAGCCTCCTTCattggcactggcactggttttttgttctttgctgCCGGCACTATCAAATGTGTATTGGGATCTACCCCCTCCTCTTTTAATGCCTACAAAAGTCCACTATTTAGGCTACTGCTGGAATTGTATAGACTTCTCATATCTCACCCTCTCCAGACGTTCAATCAGGACCGCCTTAGGACCAATAGTCTCAAGCTTGCGCTTCTCTAACTCATCTTTTAGGTCGCAGACACGTAATTCACTGATTTTTTTTCCTGATTCTACCAtgttatttttcaattgcacAAGTATACTTTcagaaatattatataaacgcacgttttgcttttatttaaaatcaaaatatttttatattttcacgTTTGCAATGTTATTCCGACCAGCTTCTGAATATCATTGACGAAAATTGTTCACGAAAATCTTTGACAATTTTCTTCAAATTAAGATGGCGTCAAACTACATATGGGAGACGAGCAATATACATTTGCTTATCGATCAATGAACACATTTATCGAAAATAAgcaagtaattttttttaatcagaCCCTTGcataaaatgatttttgctattatattttaatacaaataagtGCATGTGCGGTTCAAGAATACGTTTACAAGTGCTGTAGAATAATCAAAATGGAATGCTATCGATTGAATATACAATAAtgctcaatattttttatattgcaagaAACGGTCACACCTGTCGAGTGTTTTTATaccgctttttttttttgtttttgcatttgcaaatagtaaattaataaaacgtTTAATAATGTCCGTGGTCATTGAGACCACGCTAGGAGACCTAACAGTCGATCTCTTCATAGACGAGCGTCCTATTGCCTGCCTAAACTTCTTAAAGCTATGTCAATTAAAATACTACAACTTTAACCTATTTCATACGGTGCAGCAAGGCTTTATAGCACAAACTGGTGATCCAAGCGGCGCTGGAGATGGAGGCTCTTCAATTTGGGGCGTTGTGGAAGGTTCACACAAGCGTTTCTTTGAAGCGGAGATGCTGCCAAAGATCCATCATTCAAGTGCTGGCATGCTATCACTTGTTAGCGCCGGCAAAAACCTTGTGGGCTCACAGTTCTTCTTCACGCTTGGTGACAGCCTTACATCTTTGGATGGCCAACACTGCGTCATTGGTGAGGTGGTAGAGGGACACGAGCTGCTTCGAAAGCTAAATGATGCCATTGTGGATGAAAACCATCGCCCCTATCAGGATATTCGCATAACGCACACAGTGGTGTTAGAAGATCCGTTTCCTAATCCACGTGGCTTTCAAGTTCCCAACCGTTCTCCGTCTCCCAGCGCTGAGAGATTGAAAAATGGCCGTATTGCTGCCGATGAAGCTATTGATGATGCCAATGGCAAAACCATGGAGGAAATGCAGGAGCTGCTGGCTGAACGTGAGGCCAAGGCACGTGCCACAATTCTTGAAATTGTGGGTGACTTGCCAGATGCAGACATGGCACCACCAGAGAAcgtgctttttatttgtaaactgAATCCTGTAACAACAGATGATGACTTGGAGATTATATTCAGTCGCTTTGGTGTTGTAAAGGGCTGCGAAGTTATACGCGATCGTAAAAGTGGCGACTCCCTGCAGTATGCTTTTGTCGAGTTTGAAGATCAGAAATCTTGCGAAGCTGCCTACTTTAAAATGGACAATGTGCTCATTGACGATCGACGCATACACGTAGACTTTTCGCAGTCAGTGTCTAAAGTGACTTGGCGTGGCAAAGGTCGCGGGGTAACTGGTGCCGATGGTCAGCTAGACTTTAACAATCTAAGAGACAACACCAGCAATCGAAATGGTAGTAAACGCTATCAAAGGCGGGAGTTAGAGCCGCGGTCAAAAGATGAACGGGGCGGTCGTTCAAACTCTGCTGAGCGACGAAAAGCGAGAGATCAACggcatcaaaagcaaaaagagcgGGAGGAACGAGAAAGTAAAAGCTCCAGATCCAGAGAGCACAATATCCGACGACGCTCGACATCAAGAGATAAGTACGAAAGGGATCGAAACATCCGAAGGCGCTCACGCTCAAAGGATCGACATGACAGCGAAAGAGAACGCAGAAATCGACGCCTTTCTGGCTCGAGAGAACAATATGTAGACCGCAGAAGAGCAAATTCGCCTTATAGAGGTGATGGCCAAAAAGAATATACAGTACGCATCCGTCAAGAAATGcggcacagcaacagcagcagagacaaTATCCGCAGGTATATTCTTAAAATTGATTATCAAACTTATTCCCAATTACTTTCAATGTTCCTTTACAGAAATTTGACTAATCAGGACAAATCGGTTCAAAAAGAGCGACGGTTGGGTGAGCTAAGACCAAGAATGCCGGAACCGAAGTCTGTCTTAAAGAAAAAACTTAAACGTGAtaaaggcagcagcacagaATCTAGTGACAGTTCAGATGACAGTGAATCTTCCACGGACAGTTCCAGCGAAAGCTCTGATAGTTCCTCTTCCGATGAGCGCCACaagcgcaaaaagaaaagaaaatcaaaacacaaaaataagtCCAAGgcaaaaaacaattacaagtcaaaaaaaaagcatggaaaataaaaataaatattgttaaattttatttaaatattagttcGCAGTTAATACGTAGtacataataaacatattattaaataaatcgtTATTCGTATCGAAATATCGCATATAATCGATAGTGTTTTGTTATCAATCGCActtttgcaaaacaaaaaagacgAGAAAAAATACCTAAAcccaaatcaacaacaaaaagtgcgtaggtaaaattaacaaaaaaaattcgctGTTAATGCCCGTGGATGATGGATGATGTGCCCGTCAAAATAGTGGAACGCTATAAACCACCGCCATTAGTTTACCAATTGCCACAGAACTTGGCAAACAGATTAACACAATACCAGAGCCATTACTACGAGGAGCAGGAGGGCTATAAGTATGACTTTCAGTTGGAGCGCAGTGTGCATAGTCAATGCCAGCACTGGCGCCAGatgcgtcagcagcaacaacaagcgcgtcatctgcgacagcagcagcgaaaagtGGAGCGCCAGCGTGCGCTGGAGGCCAAACAAAAGGAGATGCTTGGTGCTGTGGAATATCCCAATGCAGCTGACTTATCCTCGGGCAGCGATGATGAGGAAtcaccaacaacaacggcaagccttacgacagcagcagcagcagcaacaacaacaacaagcgcagaTACAACGTCAATTAGCAATGCTGAGTCACGTGAAAAGCCACAACCAAAGTCAATAAACTCGTGCAATTTCTACAATATACTGCAGCCCACGATATTAAGCAGCGATGCAAACACAGCACCAACAGTAACTCAACACAAGCGCAATAGCTCACTAAACTATGCTGATTTTGAATACAATATGAACTCGACACCATTTGACAATATTGAACTAAAAACAATCAATGATCTAGATGTGCTAGCGCAGGTGTTGCATCAAACGCAGCTAACGCAGCAAGCGTCACAGccagttgagcagcagcagctgaagcaacaacagttaaCTGAGCCTCTCGCACTGGAGTTGAATGTAACGACGTTGGCTGAAACCAAAGCGACGCTTGATAGCGTCAATTTCCAAGTACACTGTGATGAACCCCAGGACATTCCAGCCATGTATCCAGCCCCCATTTATAGTAATCCGACGCTGTCGCAAACCTATCATGCCATGGGCTACAATCAGCACTATTATACTCAAGCTTTAGtaccgcaacagcagcagcaacagctttatCACAATCACAACTATCTACAGCATGCCTATGCTACGCAAGCGCCACCGGTACCCAAAGCTGTCCTGTGCACACCTGAGTCGGACAGCAAGTCCAAGAGTGTGCCTGATATATTACGTGAGCTTAAATCGGAATTGCAGCAGGCGGAGAAGAGACGCGCACGACTTCACAGCCACAATGAGAATGTGACATTGACGCTACCTCAAGAAGAACGGCAGCAGATGCAGTCTATCAATGATAATAGCTACCAGGAGTTAGCTGTGCCGGCACAGAATTTAGCGCAGCGCATTAGCAGCATGGGTTTCCCACTGGATCGCGTGGCGAAAGTGGTTAGTCTATGCGGCATTGATGATAAGAAGGTAggagaaaacaaataaaataataaacttttaacaaAGTCTAGTTTGTTAAAGAGTGATGAACCTGTcctatattttgtaatttattcaCCTGCatctgctttaaataaaatagaaaaattaacaACCAAATTAACCAACAAATTATCCTTGGGTTTTGAATTGGCAGAGTAATTAAAGATCTATTCATAAATAGtcctttatttattaattattattatgaaaaatgttaaatattttgttgcactccaagtttttgtttaatttgtttcgtTGTAATATCTTGCCAgtgattaaataataattattttatgaaatttgttaCTATTCCTAGATAATCGAGCATTTGATTCCACTGGGCGAGCTAATGGACCTCGGTTTTGATGAAACAAAAATCTCGGCAGCGCTTTTGAAATTTGATAACAATAAGGAGAAAGCGTTAgactatttaattaattagctgaATTTTcttataactatatatacgCCTGTTCCAGCAAATTCATGCGATCGATGCGCTGGATCCACAATACACTCACATGCCTCTAAATGCAAAGAAcggtattttatttttataatttgtattgtattatGTATTAACGCAGTACTTGacattaattgttattttgcaTAACTGACAAGAGAGAATCAGTTTGTTTTAGTGTATATAACTAAAactgtatatttatatatagtatatatatgatGATGACATCTGGGGAGGAgagcatataataaatacgaGTGCTATGCAAAAATATCAGTTTTAGTTCATGCTCAGCATTAGCAAGTTAATGGCATGCTCTACATTGCCATCTGCCAGTGTCAAATAGTTAACATTCTCTGCGTGATTAATAAAGCCCATGGCGGCCATGGTACGTAGCTGCTCCGTAAAACGATGACGTCTATAACAACGCGGCAGTACATCGCtgtcatcatcagcagcggcATCATCATCGTCCAGCGTTTCATCAACTGCAGCTGGTGTGGTCTCAACTTCCATGCTCTCCGCAGTTGACGTTGCCGTTGGTTGCAGAGATTGAAAAGCGCGCGCCAGCTCGTTACGAAACTGTTCCGTGGAGATGGATGAGACAGCGGCCGTTGCTGCCGCAGTAGCCGCAGGcgtagctgttgctgtgctAGTGCGTGGCTGCTCATCACCCTGCGCTTCGTCCACATTGCGTTGCGCTATGTTGGACAGCGAATTAAAGGAGCCCATGTCTACGCGTGCCAAAGCATTAGCTAACTGTTGCCGACTTATTTGACGTATGTTGGCCAACTCCTCACGACGATTGCTAGCCAGATTGGCGGcggctgtgctgctgctaccgccactgctgctgctgccagcgcctAATGAGTTTTCTTCCTCCGATGAAGTTGTTGATTCTGAGGCCGCCTGTTCCTGAACTgtaaaatacatgcatattttaacccatttgtaaacaattatcATAAGTCTACTTACATTGTGTGGCGGAGTTATTGCGTGCCAGCTCCTTGCGTATGGTATCCACTATAAATGAAGCTGACTCGCATATCAATGGATATTCACGCGCCAGATTCTGCACCACCTCACTCTCGTGCAGCATATTGAATAGCACCGAGTCACGTATAAGCGCCTGCGCTGCCAAATTACGTCGGAATTCTGGATATTCCGCAagtattttttgcaatatattaaaGCGCGACGTCACACTGATTTGCAAATGCGAGGTCAATGAGAACAGCTCCTGTATATGCTTGGTATTAAATTCGCTTGTTGCAGGCGGCTTATACGGCACGTAtcctttaatttttttgaaacaATGCACAATTGCGTTTGGCTTTACTGCGCTAGCAAGCTTTGAGTCATCTTCGAGCACCTTGCCCAAAACGCATAGCTCTATTTATGTACACAATGATTTGCATTAATTCGCACAAAATATACATGATTATATAGTATATCTATTATCATGCACTCACCTAGTTCATTGGCGTcgaattgcagctgcagttgttctttaataatttctttcaaatatgcaacatttttttccaTGTCAATGTTGTGCACCGGATGAAAGTCacttagtttgtttttaatatgtaCAGCATATACAGTGTTTTTAGACATTTTTTaatgcgtgtgtttgtattttctttttcgaaATGGCTTACTTTGTTgctctaaaataattttgactGAATTTCCCTGTTGCTTTTTTTACTTGTATACTATATCGATGTATCgattattttttacaacacATTTGACAGCGGTGAGTATTGAGTATTGCTGGTACAGTCTTATCGATATGCGTCATTCGCTGCAGAGTTTAAAAAGTTGGCGGCAATTTTTTGACAAGTTTtagaaaatacattttgaaaaagatatagaaattattgtttttaggaAATGGAAACACAGGAGAATTGCACACAAACAAGTCAAAACAACGAAAAACATAGAGATGAAACACAAAGAGTAGTGATCAAAGACGACGATAGACAAGAAGTAATATACAGCTGTGAATTTGAAGTATTCGGAATAGTGCGGGGTAAGAAAAATgagaaaatttgcaaaatgaataatttaagtTCCCATTTAGAAGTTTCATTTGCGGCGGTAAGAAACCAAACTCCAGCAATTTAATACCTcatagtatgtatatgtatttattaccTCGAACACGATTAGTATGCTGTGCGTCGTGCTATTAAACTCGGAGTACGTGGCTACTGCAGGAATACGCAAGAAGGGACCGTAAAGGGTATTATTCAAGGACATGTAAAAAGCTTTGAGGCTATGTAGGTACCTTGATGCTGCTTGTAAATACAATAATGAATCCTACTTCGCAGGCGCTTGTGGTTAAAACATACCGGTAGTCCGACAAGTCGCATTGACAAAGTTGTTTTTGGTGATTTGGAAACTCTTGAGGAATTTTCATATGCAGGCTTTTCTTTTCGAGAAGAGTAATTTATATGGACTTCTTGAAATCAAACAATAGATTTTAAAACCGATCGCAAAAATATTATCGATAGCTCTTTAAAATACTTTGTTGTCATAGTGACATCGATACTGCTGATTACCTGCGATTAGTAGCAGTTGAGTGAGTATCGCTCAACACTAAAACAAACGGAATTTGCAGTGGAAATCATCCTCAAATGGTGACAAACAATAAAGAccatttaaacaatttagagGATAGGCATTTACATAAGGATAACGACAAGCTGCGCTAACAGGGGCCATTTACAAAAACACGTGTATGCTAATCACAGTTTAAAGCGTTGGACgactttcacttttttttgcaaaaaaaaacacaaaaagaaagaattaaagcaacaacaattagcaaaACGAGACATCGATAAGAGAGCAAGACAGACAAGACCTACTCGCCCACaaagtaaaatgaaaagcCGAGCCAAGGCATAGTTGAAACTACTCAAAACGGAACAAAAAGACAACAGCTTCAGCTTAACTGTAGCATAGCATTTTGCATCTAAACAATTTGAAGATACAGATGAAagcaatgcagctgcagcgataacaacaataacaaaacaaccAACCGCTGTGTGAGTGTTTTGTACGTAaacgtgtgtttgtgttaatgtgtgtgcgtgtgtgttggttgtGTTGAGTGGCCGCACAGAGGGAAAATAGAAATTAACCAAAATCCATAAGCGACTGTCTCTTGTCTATctgtatatgtttatatgtatatgtgtgtgtgtacgtggaTCATAAATTTGGGTCAATAATTGCGCTGCAATTGCGCggtaataaaacaaaagaacatGGATAGCAATCTCAGCAGAACGCAGGCAACACAACATCAAAATTCGCGCAACTCCAACTCACCGCTGAACGTTAACCTAGGTGGTCCCAATGCAGCCAGCTCCGATGTGCTTGGCAACGAATCAAGCGCCACTGCAATGACAAGCGACAGTAGCAGCGGGGCTaatacgagcagcagcagcgccagcagcagtagcagcaataaacgccgcaacaataacaacaacaacagtagcagcaataATGGACACCAACGTAGTCACAGCATAACcaatgcagcagccacatcaaTAGCCAATCTATTCGATGGCTTCACATCACGCGTCTCCACAGCGGTCAGCGTTGCCGGAGGTAGCAGCATGGAACGTAGCCACAGTGCGGCCAGCACGCCCAATTCAACGCACTCTGGCCTGGGTGTAGGCAGCATGGGCTCATTGGGAAACACAGCCAATGCATTCTATTCATCCATTGGCAGTGCGCTTAATTCTATAACATCACCTAttacagcggcagcggcggcggccacTGCAACCACCAGCGAggtagcagctgcagccgctgccgctgcattGGCGATAACTAATCACTTGAGCTCACCCACCAGCGGCACACCGCCGCACGGACTGGGCCTCAACGATGATGACTGTGATGATGTggacgatgacgatgatgatgcaTTGGAACATGATGGACGCCACGCAGCGCCCACGCCCGCCAAATCATGGTCCGAGAACAAAGCTTTTGTGCAGGAAATACGCAAGATTTTGGCCAATCAGTATACGCTGGTACCCACAAATGTGCAATTTCGTCAGCTCTCCGATGGGCGAGTACGCTGTTATTTTCTGGGCACACCGCCACAAACCTGGGAGACTATATTGCTCTTTGCCGACATACAACTATCGCAACAGgacgagcaacagcagctgcagtatCAGCAGCttgccggcggcggcggcaacgatGCGGACAGTACACACATAGGCAGTCCCAGCAGCAATGCCGGCTCACCCAACATGAGCAACCAGAGCACGTTCCAGTTTGGCATGCGACCGCCCAAGTAAGTCTAATATGATACCATGTGAATTTGATCTTCCAGACTAATCTAAAGTTATTATTTGacttgtataaaattaaaatagcttaagagctgaaatttaaaattttaatttaatcatgcTTCGAAAACAACGAATTTGGGTCAACTGGTTAGGAACTAGTCtcataaaaaagttaaaagtaaaaagctaAATAGTGATATTGATGCTTTTACATGTTCAGACGATTTAGTCTAAATAAGTCTTTTCCTTTAACTTAACAAAAAGGTGGGAGAaagttatataatatattgatCGACATAATTCGAGCTCTTGAATTTTGATAGCTCTACGTATTTTAAAAGAAGGGATCgaaaacaaatttcttaaACTTTACTACAGAAAAGCATCTTACATTTTCTCAAACAATCCTGAAACAAATTCTTATCAATAGCTGACCattcattttaaatcaaaatactaATACTAAACTGCTTCTTTTACAGATTGGCATGGCAACCACTTCTGCAGCAGCCCATACCCACAAGTTTTATGAGCAATCCTACCAATTGCCCATATGTGCGTGAATATCAGTTGATACAGGAGAGAAAGCGACTCTCCACCTGGGGTATTACATCCTACGAATTACACAAGCCCAGCGGTAAACTAGTCTTCTCATGCCTCAATGATTTACATCACTGTCAGGATACAGGCTATAATGTAAGCAATACGAAATCAAATTTAGCAAACCCAACTCTAATCTGCTTCTATCGATTTCGCAGTCTGGTTTG encodes:
- the LOC108603601 gene encoding probable basic-leucine zipper transcription factor N isoform X2, with the translated sequence MMDDVPVKIVERYKPPPLVYQLPQNLANRLTQYQSHYYEEQEGYKYDFQLERSVHSQCQHWRQMRQQQQQARHLRQQQRKVERQRALEAKQKEMLGAVEYPNAADLSSGSDDEESPTTTASLTTAAAAATTTTSADTTSISNAESREKPQPKSINSCNFYNILQPTILSSDANTAPTVTQHKRNSSLNYADFEYNMNSTPFDNIELKTINDLDVLAQVLHQTQLTQQASQPVEQQQLKQQQLTEPLALELNVTTLAETKATLDSVNFQVHCDEPQDIPAMYPAPIYSNPTLSQTYHAMGYNQHYYTQALVPQQQQQQLYHNHNYLQHAYATQAPPVPKAVLCTPESDSKSKSVPDILRELKSELQQAEKRRARLHSHNENVTLTLPQEERQQMQSINDNSYQELAVPAQNLAQRISSMGFPLDRVAKVVSLCGIDDKKIIEHLIPLGELMDLGFDETKISAALLKFDNNKEKALDYLIN
- the LOC108603603 gene encoding acylphosphatase-2, whose amino-acid sequence is METQENCTQTSQNNEKHRDETQRVVIKDDDRQEVIYSCEFEVFGIVREVSFAAYAVRRAIKLGVRGYCRNTQEGTVKGIIQGHVKSFEAMRLWLKHTGSPTSRIDKVVFGDLETLEEFSYAGFSFREE
- the LOC108603601 gene encoding probable basic-leucine zipper transcription factor N isoform X1 translates to MMDDVPVKIVERYKPPPLVYQLPQNLANRLTQYQSHYYEEQEGYKYDFQLERSVHSQCQHWRQMRQQQQQARHLRQQQRKVERQRALEAKQKEMLGAVEYPNAADLSSGSDDEESPTTTASLTTAAAAATTTTSADTTSISNAESREKPQPKSINSCNFYNILQPTILSSDANTAPTVTQHKRNSSLNYADFEYNMNSTPFDNIELKTINDLDVLAQVLHQTQLTQQASQPVEQQQLKQQQLTEPLALELNVTTLAETKATLDSVNFQVHCDEPQDIPAMYPAPIYSNPTLSQTYHAMGYNQHYYTQALVPQQQQQQLYHNHNYLQHAYATQAPPVPKAVLCTPESDSKSKSVPDILRELKSELQQAEKRRARLHSHNENVTLTLPQEERQQMQSINDNSYQELAVPAQNLAQRISSMGFPLDRVAKVVSLCGIDDKKIIEHLIPLGELMDLGFDETKISAALLKFDNNKEKAKFMRSMRWIHNTLTCL
- the LOC108601954 gene encoding SAFB-like transcription modulator isoform X2 is translated as MVESGKKISELRVCDLKDELEKRKLETIGPKAVLIERLERALKEEGVDPNTHLIVPAAKNKKPVPVPMKEADPEVKIKDEPLDDEDGVQGNAQTDGDVDGVGDNGAKEYSAHDADDNGHEIDQVGDVDDECVILDDDDDDEDDEDAHEKYAQKQSENIDVVIKAEAVSAGDEDMQEENTGDTVNMDNDESINLTIGEEEQKLLHDEAPDDKSVKSVKPSNKSDKSSANSKDADKKSHKDDDAGRAKKKDDKSADKKDSSEQKSSGKSSNQKDDKG
- the LOC108601494 gene encoding peptidyl-prolyl cis-trans isomerase sig-7, encoding MSVVIETTLGDLTVDLFIDERPIACLNFLKLCQLKYYNFNLFHTVQQGFIAQTGDPSGAGDGGSSIWGVVEGSHKRFFEAEMLPKIHHSSAGMLSLVSAGKNLVGSQFFFTLGDSLTSLDGQHCVIGEVVEGHELLRKLNDAIVDENHRPYQDIRITHTVVLEDPFPNPRGFQVPNRSPSPSAERLKNGRIAADEAIDDANGKTMEEMQELLAEREAKARATILEIVGDLPDADMAPPENVLFICKLNPVTTDDDLEIIFSRFGVVKGCEVIRDRKSGDSLQYAFVEFEDQKSCEAAYFKMDNVLIDDRRIHVDFSQSVSKVTWRGKGRGVTGADGQLDFNNLRDNTSNRNGSKRYQRRELEPRSKDERGGRSNSAERRKARDQRHQKQKEREERESKSSRSREHNIRRRSTSRDKYERDRNIRRRSRSKDRHDSERERRNRRLSGSREQYVDRRRANSPYRGDGQKEYTVRIRQEMRHSNSSRDNIRRNLTNQDKSVQKERRLGELRPRMPEPKSVLKKKLKRDKGSSTESSDSSDDSESSTDSSSESSDSSSSDERHKRKKKRKSKHKNKSKAKNNYKSKKINT
- the LOC108603602 gene encoding uncharacterized protein LOC108603602 — encoded protein: MSKNTVYAVHIKNKLSDFHPVHNIDMEKNVAYLKEIIKEQLQLQFDANELELCVLGKVLEDDSKLASAVKPNAIVHCFKKIKGYVPYKPPATSEFNTKHIQELFSLTSHLQISVTSRFNILQKILAEYPEFRRNLAAQALIRDSVLFNMLHESEVVQNLAREYPLICESASFIVDTIRKELARNNSATQFQEQAASESTTSSEEENSLGAGSSSSGGSSSTAAANLASNRREELANIRQISRQQLANALARVDMGSFNSLSNIAQRNVDEAQGDEQPRTSTATATPAATAAATAAVSSISTEQFRNELARAFQSLQPTATSTAESMEVETTPAAVDETLDDDDAAADDDSDVLPRCYRRHRFTEQLRTMAAMGFINHAENVNYLTLADGNVEHAINLLMLSMN